From one uncultured Bacteroides sp. genomic stretch:
- a CDS encoding F0F1 ATP synthase subunit gamma, with translation MASLKEIKSRIGSVRSTRQITSAMKMVASAKLHKAQGAIESMLPYQTKLNAILTNLLSTYSTVESPYVVKRPVNRVAIVVFSSNSSLCGAFNANVAKQLAQKIESYAGLGQENILIFPIGKKIEEAVKKMNYKVQGSFQHMADKPSYEETSALATQLMDLFASKEIDKVELIYHHFKSVSSHALISTDYLPIDLTVNKADANDKKAQKKIRIDYIIEPSLEEFITELLPKVLCLQIFTALLDSNASEHAARMMAMQIATDNANELIQDLTKQYNKSRQQAITNELLDIIGGSMK, from the coding sequence GTGGCTTCATTAAAAGAGATAAAAAGTAGAATTGGCTCTGTCAGAAGTACTCGGCAAATTACATCGGCGATGAAAATGGTGGCTTCTGCAAAGCTGCACAAAGCACAGGGAGCCATTGAGAGTATGTTGCCTTACCAGACGAAGTTAAATGCAATTCTAACGAATCTGTTAAGCACCTATTCTACAGTCGAATCGCCTTATGTTGTTAAAAGACCAGTAAACCGGGTGGCTATTGTCGTTTTTTCATCTAACAGTTCTTTGTGTGGGGCTTTTAATGCTAATGTTGCCAAGCAACTAGCACAAAAGATAGAAAGTTATGCCGGTCTCGGGCAGGAGAACATACTTATTTTTCCTATTGGTAAGAAGATAGAGGAGGCTGTAAAGAAGATGAATTACAAAGTACAAGGTAGCTTTCAACATATGGCCGATAAGCCTTCGTATGAAGAAACCTCTGCATTGGCTACTCAGTTGATGGATCTCTTTGCCTCTAAAGAAATCGATAAGGTAGAATTAATTTATCACCATTTCAAATCGGTTAGTAGTCATGCCCTTATATCAACCGATTATTTGCCGATAGACTTGACCGTTAACAAAGCAGATGCAAATGATAAAAAGGCTCAAAAGAAGATAAGAATAGATTATATAATCGAGCCCTCTCTGGAAGAGTTCATTACCGAATTGCTTCCTAAAGTACTTTGCTTACAGATCTTTACGGCTTTACTTGATTCGAATGCATCCGAACATGCTGCTCGTATGATGGCTATGCAGATAGCTACAGACAATGCCAATGAGTTGATTCAGGATTTAACTAAACAGTATAATAAATCTCGCCAGCAGGCTATAACGAATGAATTGCTTGATATTATAGGTGGCAGCATGAAGTAA
- a CDS encoding HAMP domain-containing sensor histidine kinase, whose protein sequence is MKLPFKHIAILVIVSLAGIFAYQAYWLISLYRNMKEQTETSIMSAIRNADHIELFMRADSISDASDKNRKLGIEANASGEISCSTSFEKDKTKSVSQTIIKKKLIKDSATYETERIVQSDGKLTDGINVGYDYSSLEAMAKQMQMALHMAVDNEIKQINLIRFDSILRSDLIKSNLDIKHYTQVVKLKGDSIMASSLPASVDITHLVRHEFVYDLVKEHAFRVYTEPTGSIILQQMAGILTTSLIIFIILLGAFWYLIRTILRQKTLEEMKSDFTNNITHELKTPLAVAYAANDALLNFSKAEEKVQRDRYLRICQEQLQRLSGLVEQILSMSMEQRKTFKLHFEKVQLKELIKPLIEQHKMKADKPIKISCAMGPDNCEVAVDKIHFSNIISNLIDNAVKYSGEEADITIKCQKDNEETQISVTDKGIGISAEKQKHIFDKFYRVPTGNLHNVKGYGLGLYYVKMMIEKHGGMVYVESEPGKGSTFKLTLKNEKA, encoded by the coding sequence ATGAAACTACCATTTAAACATATCGCCATACTGGTTATCGTTTCCTTAGCAGGCATTTTTGCTTATCAGGCGTACTGGCTCATAAGTTTGTATCGCAACATGAAGGAGCAAACGGAAACATCTATCATGTCCGCTATAAGAAATGCCGATCACATAGAATTGTTTATGCGGGCAGACAGCATTAGCGATGCAAGTGATAAAAACAGGAAGCTGGGCATAGAGGCTAATGCCTCGGGAGAAATTTCTTGCTCCACTTCATTCGAAAAAGACAAAACCAAAAGCGTCTCACAAACTATCATCAAAAAAAAGCTTATAAAAGATTCAGCCACTTACGAGACGGAGCGGATTGTGCAATCGGATGGTAAGCTGACTGATGGCATTAATGTGGGATATGATTATTCTTCTCTGGAAGCGATGGCTAAACAGATGCAAATGGCCCTGCACATGGCGGTGGACAATGAAATTAAACAAATTAATCTTATCAGGTTTGATAGCATTCTGCGCAGTGATTTGATAAAATCGAATTTGGACATAAAGCACTACACACAGGTTGTGAAGCTAAAGGGTGACAGTATCATGGCCTCTTCCCTACCCGCTTCTGTTGACATCACACATTTGGTTCGTCACGAATTTGTATACGACCTCGTAAAAGAACATGCCTTTCGTGTATACACAGAACCTACGGGCAGCATAATTCTACAACAAATGGCCGGTATACTGACCACTTCACTGATTATTTTCATCATTTTACTAGGTGCTTTCTGGTATCTCATCCGCACCATTTTGCGGCAAAAGACTCTCGAAGAAATGAAGAGTGATTTCACCAATAACATCACGCATGAACTGAAAACACCTCTGGCCGTGGCATATGCTGCCAATGATGCCTTGCTAAACTTTAGCAAGGCTGAAGAAAAAGTACAGCGGGACAGATACCTGCGTATCTGTCAGGAGCAATTACAACGACTGAGCGGACTCGTAGAACAGATTCTATCTATGAGTATGGAGCAACGAAAAACATTTAAACTTCATTTTGAGAAAGTACAACTTAAAGAATTAATAAAACCATTGATAGAACAGCACAAGATGAAAGCCGATAAGCCTATCAAAATCTCTTGTGCTATGGGACCGGATAATTGTGAGGTTGCGGTCGACAAAATACATTTCAGTAACATCATCAGCAATCTGATAGATAATGCAGTGAAGTATTCCGGAGAGGAGGCAGACATCACGATAAAATGCCAAAAGGATAACGAAGAGACACAAATATCCGTCACGGATAAGGGCATAGGTATCTCTGCGGAAAAACAGAAGCATATATTCGACAAGTTCTATCGGGTGCCAACAGGAAATCTGCACAATGTGAAAGGATACGGATTAGGATTGTATTATGTTAAGATGATGATAGAGAAGCACGGAGGTATGGTTTATGTAGAAAGTGAACCCGGCAAGGGAAGCACTTTCAAACTAACATTGAAAAACGAGAAGGCATAA
- the atpA gene encoding F0F1 ATP synthase subunit alpha: MSENIRVSEVSDVLLKQLEGIETRIQLDEIGTVLQVSDGVARIYGLNNAEANELLEFDNGIKAIVMNLEEDNVGAVLLGQTDKIKEGFTVKRTGRIASIMVGESMLGRVIDPLGEPLDGKGRISGELCEMPLERKAPGVIFRQPVNEPLQTGLKSVDAMIPIGRGQRELIIGDRQTGKTAIAIDTILNQKTNFEAGDPVYCIYVAIGQKGSTVATIVNTLRERGAMAYTTVVAATAGDPAALQYFAPFAGAAIGEYFRDTGRHALVIYDDLSKQAVAYREVSLILRRPSGREAYPGDIFYLHSRLLERAAKIITQEEVACQMNDLPISLRGKIKGGGSLTALPIIETQAGDVSAYIPTNVISITDGQIFLDTDLFNQGNRPAINVGISVSRVGGNAQIKAMKKVAGTLKIDQAQFRELEAFSKFSGDMDPVTASSIDKGQKNTRLLVQPQYSPMPVEKQIAILYCGTHGLLKNVPLDKVHDFEQNFLKSLELNHQTDVLDILKSGVINNEVSKLIEETAEMIAKQFLV; encoded by the coding sequence ATGTCGGAAAATATAAGAGTAAGTGAAGTTTCGGATGTGCTGCTAAAGCAACTTGAAGGCATTGAAACCCGCATACAGCTTGATGAGATAGGCACTGTGTTGCAAGTAAGTGATGGTGTAGCCCGTATATATGGATTGAATAATGCTGAAGCTAATGAGTTGCTTGAGTTCGATAATGGCATTAAAGCCATTGTGATGAATCTTGAGGAAGACAATGTTGGTGCTGTGTTACTTGGTCAGACTGATAAAATTAAAGAGGGGTTTACCGTAAAAAGAACAGGGCGAATTGCTTCTATAATGGTAGGCGAAAGTATGTTGGGACGTGTCATAGATCCTTTGGGCGAACCTCTTGACGGTAAAGGGCGTATTAGTGGCGAATTATGCGAGATGCCGCTTGAAAGAAAAGCTCCCGGGGTTATTTTTCGTCAACCGGTAAATGAACCTTTGCAAACGGGTTTGAAATCGGTGGATGCCATGATTCCAATCGGCCGCGGACAACGTGAGCTAATTATTGGAGATAGGCAGACCGGAAAAACGGCTATTGCTATTGATACGATATTAAACCAAAAGACTAATTTTGAAGCAGGTGATCCTGTATATTGCATATACGTTGCTATTGGTCAAAAAGGTTCAACTGTTGCTACTATTGTAAATACTTTGCGCGAACGCGGTGCTATGGCATATACTACTGTGGTGGCTGCTACTGCCGGAGATCCGGCTGCATTGCAATACTTTGCACCGTTTGCTGGTGCGGCTATCGGCGAATATTTTCGTGATACCGGCCGGCATGCTTTGGTTATTTACGATGATTTATCCAAACAGGCAGTAGCCTATCGTGAGGTATCGTTGATTCTTCGTCGTCCTTCGGGGCGTGAAGCTTACCCGGGTGATATCTTCTATTTGCACTCTCGTTTGTTAGAACGTGCTGCTAAAATCATTACTCAGGAAGAGGTAGCTTGCCAAATGAATGATTTGCCTATAAGTTTGAGAGGCAAGATAAAGGGAGGTGGGTCACTAACTGCATTACCTATTATTGAAACTCAGGCTGGTGACGTTTCGGCTTATATACCTACTAATGTGATTTCAATCACGGATGGTCAGATCTTTTTGGATACCGATTTATTTAACCAAGGCAATCGTCCGGCTATTAATGTAGGTATATCTGTTTCTCGTGTTGGAGGTAATGCGCAGATCAAAGCAATGAAGAAAGTGGCAGGTACACTAAAGATAGATCAAGCTCAGTTTAGAGAATTAGAAGCTTTTTCTAAGTTTAGTGGTGATATGGATCCTGTGACTGCCAGTTCTATTGATAAAGGTCAGAAAAACACTCGTTTATTGGTTCAACCTCAATATTCTCCTATGCCTGTTGAAAAGCAAATTGCCATTTTATATTGCGGTACACACGGGTTGTTGAAGAATGTTCCGCTTGATAAAGTACATGATTTTGAGCAGAACTTTTTGAAATCGTTAGAGTTAAATCATCAAACGGATGTGCTTGATATTCTGAAGAGCGGTGTCATTAATAATGAAGTATCAAAATTGATTGAAGAAACAGCTGAGATGATTGCCAAGCAGTTCTTGGTTTGA
- a CDS encoding response regulator transcription factor: MKNEKINVLLVEDEQTLAMIIKETLEERSFIIHTAFNGEEGLRMFFECRPDVLVADVMMPRMDGFEMLRRIRQTDKKTPVLFLTARSAINDVVEGFELGANDYLKKPFGMQELIVRIKALVGKAFNEMEQEKASKFEIGNYLFNSTTQILIFAGVRQSLSHREAEILRRLCENRNQVVNTQNILLDLWGDDSFFNSRSLHVFITKLRHKLSQDDRIRIVNVRGIGYKLIVN, from the coding sequence ATGAAGAACGAAAAGATAAACGTACTATTGGTGGAAGATGAACAGACGCTTGCCATGATTATTAAAGAGACGCTCGAAGAAAGAAGCTTCATCATTCACACTGCATTCAATGGCGAGGAAGGGCTACGTATGTTTTTTGAATGTCGGCCGGATGTACTGGTGGCCGACGTAATGATGCCCCGCATGGATGGTTTTGAAATGCTGCGTCGCATTCGACAGACGGATAAAAAAACGCCAGTGCTCTTTCTCACAGCCCGTTCGGCCATCAATGACGTAGTAGAAGGCTTTGAACTTGGAGCCAACGATTATCTGAAAAAACCATTCGGCATGCAGGAATTGATTGTACGCATCAAAGCATTGGTAGGAAAGGCATTCAATGAGATGGAACAAGAAAAGGCCTCCAAATTTGAGATTGGCAATTATTTATTCAATTCAACCACACAAATTCTTATCTTTGCAGGGGTGAGGCAAAGTTTATCACACCGCGAAGCCGAAATTCTACGAAGACTTTGTGAAAACCGTAATCAAGTGGTAAATACACAAAATATTCTGCTCGACCTGTGGGGAGACGATAGCTTCTTTAATTCGCGCAGCCTACATGTTTTTATCACTAAACTTCGCCACAAACTCTCGCAGGATGATAGAATAAGGATAGTCAACGTAAGAGGAATCGGCTACAAACTAATAGTGAACTAA
- a CDS encoding outer membrane beta-barrel family protein, with protein MKRMYFLLFYLTVVVTTVFAQGTSSVSAGKPIRTNDSTYLFLDSIYMNLPEVMIKGELPVVKAEKGRLVYDLPRLVSNLPVDNAYEAIKELPGIVDMGGGLTLAGSGVTVVINGKVSTMSVDQLNTLLKSMPVSRIEKAEVMYSAPAQYQVRGPMINLVLKSGVGDTPSLQGELYTAWSQQRYESLTERASLLYSSPKFSADFLYSYNHNRTYYGIDKKALHTVDDVVYPINILSIGRSRGNEHNARLGLDYNIAKGHTLSLVYTTQINDNSMNNTSSGTVNSNVDSNEDDALHNVKVDYQTPFGLSAGAEYTFYRAPGDQVLHSTMDGEKQDFRYEDEQRINKWMFYAKRSHELKNGWGVNYGLNYTTAIDNSFQYYYDTETGALLPENSMSARHREQTFNGFSGFNKSLGEKLSLDFSLAAELYHTDVWNEWTVYPTLNLNYTLAEGHILQLAFTADKEYPSYWSTNNTVAYSNSYTEIHGNPLLKPSRSYESSLTYIMKSKYVLTAYFNHQPDYFTQVPYQSSEKLVEINRYDNFNFKQQAGLQAVIPLKIKERLNSRFVIVGNYTREKDDHFWDIPFDRHAYSFILVMNNTLTLSAKPDLKFTLSGFYQNGTIQGIYDLSRSGNLDAALKWTFAKERAQLTIKGADLFNTSLITPKIRFADQNVTNRYLQNMRTFSISLSYKLGDYKEKKRQEVDTSRFK; from the coding sequence ATGAAACGAATGTATTTTCTTCTATTTTATCTAACCGTAGTGGTAACTACCGTTTTTGCTCAGGGAACATCTTCTGTTTCTGCCGGCAAACCTATCCGCACAAATGATTCGACCTATCTGTTTCTTGATAGCATTTACATGAATTTGCCCGAAGTGATGATCAAAGGCGAACTTCCTGTTGTGAAGGCTGAAAAAGGTAGGTTGGTATACGATCTGCCTCGTTTAGTCAGTAATTTGCCGGTGGATAATGCTTATGAAGCTATCAAAGAACTTCCGGGTATAGTCGATATGGGTGGCGGACTTACATTGGCAGGTTCGGGGGTAACGGTGGTCATTAACGGTAAGGTGAGTACCATGAGCGTCGACCAACTTAACACTCTATTGAAAAGCATGCCTGTATCGCGCATTGAAAAGGCGGAAGTAATGTATTCCGCTCCGGCACAATATCAGGTGCGGGGGCCAATGATTAATCTGGTGTTGAAATCAGGAGTCGGAGATACTCCTTCACTACAGGGAGAACTCTATACAGCCTGGTCGCAACAACGCTATGAAAGTCTTACGGAACGTGCAAGCCTTCTTTATTCTTCTCCTAAATTCTCTGCTGATTTTCTTTACTCTTACAACCATAATCGCACTTATTATGGAATAGATAAGAAGGCTTTGCATACCGTAGACGATGTAGTATATCCCATCAACATTCTTTCCATCGGGCGCAGCAGGGGAAATGAACATAATGCACGTCTGGGGCTGGATTATAATATTGCTAAAGGCCATACGTTGAGTCTGGTTTATACCACACAGATAAATGACAATAGCATGAACAACACCTCTTCCGGCACGGTAAACTCAAACGTAGACAGCAACGAAGATGATGCGTTACACAACGTTAAGGTCGATTATCAGACTCCTTTCGGTTTATCAGCCGGTGCGGAATACACTTTTTATCGTGCGCCCGGAGATCAGGTTCTCCACAGCACGATGGATGGTGAGAAGCAGGACTTTCGCTATGAAGATGAGCAGCGTATCAATAAATGGATGTTTTATGCCAAACGAAGTCATGAGTTAAAGAATGGGTGGGGAGTAAATTATGGACTTAATTACACCACAGCTATCGATAATAGTTTTCAATATTATTATGACACTGAAACGGGAGCGTTATTGCCCGAAAACTCCATGAGCGCCCGTCATCGGGAGCAAACGTTTAACGGATTTTCAGGCTTCAACAAAAGTTTAGGTGAGAAGCTTTCGCTGGATTTTTCATTGGCTGCTGAACTTTACCATACGGATGTGTGGAATGAATGGACAGTGTATCCTACGCTAAATTTGAATTATACGCTTGCGGAAGGACACATTCTTCAGTTAGCATTTACGGCTGATAAGGAGTACCCGTCTTACTGGTCAACGAATAACACGGTAGCTTATTCCAACAGTTACACCGAGATTCATGGTAATCCGCTACTGAAACCTTCGCGTTCTTATGAGTCTAGTCTGACGTATATCATGAAGAGCAAATATGTGCTTACGGCATATTTCAATCATCAGCCCGATTATTTCACACAGGTGCCATACCAATCATCGGAGAAGTTGGTGGAAATCAATAGATATGATAACTTCAATTTCAAACAGCAAGCTGGTTTACAAGCGGTTATACCCTTGAAGATCAAAGAGCGGTTGAACTCACGTTTTGTTATAGTAGGTAATTATACGCGGGAGAAAGATGATCATTTTTGGGATATTCCTTTTGATCGTCATGCCTATTCTTTTATACTCGTGATGAATAATACGCTTACCCTCTCTGCCAAGCCCGACTTGAAGTTTACTCTTTCCGGCTTTTATCAGAATGGCACCATTCAGGGCATCTACGACCTTAGTCGTTCGGGTAATCTGGATGCTGCACTCAAATGGACATTTGCCAAAGAAAGAGCACAGCTTACCATTAAGGGAGCCGATCTGTTCAATACCTCGCTCATCACTCCTAAAATTCGTTTTGCCGATCAAAATGTGACTAACCGCTATTTGCAAAATATGCGCACCTTTAGCATATCCTTAAGCTACAAACTCGGAGACTATAAAGAGAAAAAAAGGCAAGAAGTTGATACATCACGTTTTAAATAG